The following are encoded in a window of Paenibacillus polymyxa genomic DNA:
- a CDS encoding stalk domain-containing protein, giving the protein MKIVNKALLSSAIFLSTTVGIYSPLAQAEAGKISIMLDGYPLPFPVQPAMMNGTTMVPFRAISEALGITVKWDQASQSITATKAQGSATKQVVLKMGSRNATVDGQTVQLTAAPQTVHGSTMIPLSFFGQQFGATVNWNQGTRTVSITSPREAMYTVGFYALSSFDQKSKIPDFNAVAFGWSRIDTNGQFTTNGKEYKWPQAAGTVTPESIVQEADSQGTSPYLMVYSGDGNHELTKILENAQLQEQTISQIVSTATDKQFKGITLDLEGLGWSGDKAKARSDYNAFIQKLSAKAHQAGLKLTVVLHPLNSSYSGYDYKTLGNLADDLIIMAYDYGQKATPEPLEKVDEAIQLALKETSRDKLILGISMGSEKDSTINAKIGLAKRYDLKGIAIWRLGIIGETAWAQMNEAIEFK; this is encoded by the coding sequence ATGAAAATCGTAAATAAGGCTCTGTTATCTAGTGCTATCTTTCTGAGTACCACAGTCGGCATCTATAGCCCCTTGGCACAAGCCGAGGCTGGCAAGATCAGCATTATGCTGGACGGATATCCATTACCGTTCCCCGTACAACCTGCCATGATGAACGGCACGACCATGGTTCCCTTTCGCGCTATTTCTGAGGCTCTTGGCATTACAGTGAAATGGGATCAAGCCAGCCAAAGCATCACCGCTACCAAAGCGCAAGGCTCTGCTACCAAGCAGGTGGTTCTAAAGATGGGTAGCCGCAATGCCACAGTGGACGGACAAACGGTTCAACTAACAGCCGCTCCGCAAACCGTGCACGGCAGCACCATGATTCCGCTGAGCTTTTTCGGGCAGCAGTTTGGAGCCACGGTGAACTGGAACCAGGGAACACGGACGGTCTCCATTACATCGCCACGTGAAGCTATGTATACAGTAGGCTTCTATGCGCTGTCTTCCTTTGACCAAAAATCCAAAATACCCGATTTTAACGCAGTTGCCTTCGGCTGGAGTCGAATTGATACGAACGGACAATTTACGACAAACGGCAAGGAATACAAATGGCCTCAAGCCGCTGGAACCGTAACACCGGAGTCCATTGTGCAGGAGGCAGACAGCCAGGGGACTTCCCCTTACCTGATGGTCTATTCTGGAGATGGCAATCACGAGCTGACCAAGATTTTGGAAAATGCGCAGCTTCAAGAACAGACCATTTCCCAAATCGTCAGCACCGCCACCGACAAACAATTTAAAGGCATTACGCTAGACCTGGAAGGATTGGGCTGGAGCGGCGATAAAGCTAAAGCGCGTTCAGACTACAACGCCTTTATTCAAAAGCTATCGGCCAAAGCGCATCAGGCCGGGCTCAAGCTCACCGTCGTTCTGCATCCGCTGAACAGCTCTTACTCTGGCTATGACTACAAAACGCTGGGCAATCTGGCGGACGATCTGATCATCATGGCCTATGATTACGGACAGAAGGCTACGCCTGAGCCTTTGGAAAAAGTGGATGAAGCCATACAACTGGCCTTGAAGGAAACCTCGCGGGACAAGCTCATTTTGGGGATTTCGATGGGTAGCGAAAAAGACAGCACCATTAACGCCAAGATCGGTTTAGCCAAACGTTATGACCTCAAAGGAATCGCTATCTGGCGCTTGGGTATCATTGGAGAAACAGCCTGGGCACAGATGAACGAAGCCATCGAGTTTAAATAA
- a CDS encoding YcnI family protein encodes MNTTIQTAKSIFSRFATSVSLIAAGALLFAGMASAHVTVKPSVSQPNAWETYTLKVPVEKNIPTTKVALKIPKEVVFKQYEPVPDWKVATEKDSSGKVTTVTWTTEKDGIQAGQYQRFSFVAQNADQNTAAPWDAFQYYSDGSIVEWTGDEGSNNPHSITEITADATSATPAPAADSGHDSAGTAAGHTSTDADKDSSSPAPASNNAVEATPAASAPASSAAQTTALVLSIIAVVLGAAAVGIALKRHK; translated from the coding sequence ATGAATACAACGATTCAAACAGCAAAATCCATATTTTCCAGGTTTGCGACCTCTGTGAGTCTAATTGCAGCGGGTGCCTTACTTTTTGCAGGTATGGCCAGTGCACATGTGACAGTCAAGCCTTCTGTTTCACAACCTAATGCGTGGGAAACGTACACATTGAAAGTACCCGTGGAAAAAAACATTCCAACCACCAAAGTCGCCTTGAAAATTCCGAAAGAGGTCGTTTTCAAACAATACGAGCCTGTACCGGATTGGAAAGTAGCCACCGAAAAAGACAGCTCCGGCAAAGTAACCACCGTGACCTGGACGACTGAAAAAGACGGAATTCAAGCGGGTCAGTATCAGCGTTTCAGCTTTGTAGCGCAAAATGCAGATCAAAATACCGCAGCACCCTGGGACGCCTTCCAATATTACAGTGACGGAAGTATCGTGGAATGGACAGGTGACGAAGGAAGTAATAATCCACATTCCATTACTGAAATCACGGCGGATGCCACGTCCGCAACTCCTGCCCCTGCCGCAGACAGCGGACACGATTCAGCGGGCACGGCAGCAGGCCATACGAGCACAGATGCGGATAAAGATAGCAGCAGCCCCGCACCTGCTTCGAACAATGCTGTAGAAGCTACACCTGCCGCTTCTGCTCCAGCCAGCTCTGCTGCACAAACGACAGCACTCGTCCTCTCAATCATTGCAGTCGTTCTTGGTGCCGCAGCTGTCGGCATTGCACTCAAGCGCCACAAGTAA
- a CDS encoding copper resistance CopC/CopD family protein, producing the protein MLYLSRPARVACLLLLCLPLLILFPHSSWAHAFVIESSPTENQVLDKSPSQVTITFNEDLQSAFMSIKVTDETGKRVDTGKAQLDPNHKATMEIQLIPGVKNGIYSVNWRALSADGHPVNGVIPFQVGSGSNAPTHQAIASESSGTSRIDLIAVRWFLYIGLSLLFGAICFRLFILPSISQDKNRSEQHQQNQRPFETLPRWTKLLWSGYGITSAAILISLPLQASWDAGVSIREGFSLPILGEALQFTGAGQIWFIQMILVLLLSVTLIYALDYSISDRQRRLWGYSSVLLTLCLMLSKAFVGHPAAATHPAPAIAADFVHLAAAAFWIGSLAVMVVCLPVAGAELPVSERATLRQAALRRFAGWGIAMVAALLATGIYGAVLYIPAPSMLLNTSYGLVLLGKAALLLVMLAFAASQFRSARQAAPSKRAARGLRAEVSVGLLVMLLTAVLTHLSPGQAPAVPFEETRTTGGYNVTLSVSPNAVGSNEFKVSVQDSKGAAISGIQQVTLTLTPADPDQDQQEFVLPVKQQQPFHSQELMTSEGTWAVKVHALTASLDAVDAEFTLHVGGKK; encoded by the coding sequence ATGTTGTACCTGTCCAGACCAGCCCGTGTGGCTTGTCTTTTATTGCTGTGTCTCCCCCTTCTAATCCTGTTTCCTCACTCTTCGTGGGCTCATGCATTTGTCATTGAATCCAGTCCGACCGAAAATCAGGTTTTGGACAAGTCGCCTTCTCAGGTGACCATCACCTTCAATGAAGATTTGCAATCTGCCTTTATGTCGATCAAAGTGACCGATGAAACAGGCAAGCGGGTCGACACAGGAAAAGCACAGCTTGACCCGAATCACAAAGCCACCATGGAAATCCAATTGATTCCAGGGGTGAAAAATGGAATTTACTCCGTCAATTGGAGAGCTTTATCCGCAGACGGACATCCGGTTAATGGAGTCATTCCATTTCAAGTAGGTAGCGGTTCCAATGCGCCTACTCATCAAGCTATCGCATCTGAAAGCTCAGGGACATCACGAATCGACTTAATCGCTGTCCGTTGGTTTCTTTACATAGGACTATCGCTGCTTTTTGGAGCGATTTGTTTCCGGCTGTTCATCTTACCGAGCATAAGCCAAGACAAGAATCGAAGTGAACAGCATCAGCAAAATCAGCGGCCCTTTGAAACATTGCCCCGCTGGACTAAGCTGCTATGGAGCGGCTACGGCATAACGTCTGCCGCCATTCTGATCAGCCTGCCACTTCAGGCTTCATGGGATGCCGGGGTTTCCATCAGGGAGGGCTTCTCACTCCCGATTCTGGGAGAAGCTCTCCAGTTTACTGGAGCCGGGCAAATTTGGTTTATCCAGATGATTCTCGTGCTGCTCCTAAGCGTAACGCTGATTTACGCGCTGGATTACAGCATTTCGGATCGCCAGCGCCGTCTTTGGGGCTACAGCTCAGTTCTCCTAACGCTATGCCTCATGCTGTCCAAAGCCTTTGTCGGTCATCCGGCAGCGGCTACCCATCCAGCTCCGGCCATTGCGGCGGACTTTGTCCATCTCGCGGCAGCAGCATTTTGGATCGGCTCACTTGCCGTCATGGTCGTGTGCCTGCCTGTTGCCGGAGCGGAGTTGCCCGTATCGGAGCGGGCAACTCTGCGGCAAGCCGCCCTGCGCCGCTTTGCCGGCTGGGGCATTGCTATGGTGGCAGCGCTACTTGCCACCGGTATATATGGAGCCGTGCTGTACATTCCGGCTCCCTCCATGCTGCTGAACACGTCCTATGGACTCGTTCTGCTCGGCAAGGCAGCGCTGCTGCTAGTCATGCTTGCCTTTGCGGCCAGCCAGTTCCGCAGCGCAAGGCAAGCGGCGCCCAGCAAGCGAGCCGCCCGGGGATTGCGTGCCGAGGTGTCCGTCGGCCTGCTCGTGATGCTGTTGACTGCGGTGCTCACTCACCTGTCACCCGGCCAGGCACCTGCTGTTCCGTTTGAGGAGACTCGCACTACGGGCGGATACAACGTTACGCTGTCAGTCAGTCCCAATGCTGTGGGCAGCAATGAATTTAAGGTATCCGTTCAGGATAGCAAGGGTGCTGCCATTTCAGGAATCCAGCAGGTTACATTAACGCTCACTCCAGCAGACCCTGACCAAGATCAACAGGAATTTGTTCTGCCCGTGAAGCAGCAACAGCCATTCCACAGTCAGGAATTGATGACCTCCGAAGGAACATGGGCGGTAAAAGTACATGCTCTGACGGCATCACTCGATGCGGTTGATGCTGAATTCACCCTGCATGTAGGCGGTAAAAAATAA
- a CDS encoding diguanylate cyclase, with the protein MMSIIKKLQERVTATGIYVFFICLAGVIVLLYTNQWSFLHYTTTEWVTIYSLLGAVLILEHFTFQLPPASNKQSMDSSVYLACIFVHGTEIAILILLLNVIIAMFRHTELSWWKHTANFSIYALSIFLSSTVFELSGGTQGALNQDHFASYLLALICYFAVNTITLGIYFYIAYKGSFNELKQAFLAESLLVYLCTLILSLVLTTLIYDNGILGLLLFLGLSMLLSHAFKQMFTLYREIEEKANMDRRTGLYNHSYFENTLEAELNISRSENTPLSLALIDIDDFKKYNDHFGHLKGDQLLGFLGEFLKKETSGTHITVSRYGGEEFTLLMPDHTAEQAYEIVNAIRKRLNDSRYEGVEIFPHGCLSFSAGIAQSRIDIYDKSQLVDLADKALYYAKKQGKNIVHTHGSLNEVEREVDLGQDIRDLEQQLNLFLYKDINTFKHSKRVFRYAADMSDVLQLGPEDKRRFILGALIHDIGKLEIPWNILNKKEKLSGEEWQMVQAHVMWGKRIVEANERFIDLVPFVELHHERYDGGGYPFGFKGEQILRLCRMLTIIDSFDAMTTERPYQPTKTFEEAIEELRACSGSQFDPKLTATFIHYIQHKQPAFTDFMETGL; encoded by the coding sequence ATGATGAGTATAATAAAAAAGCTGCAAGAACGGGTTACCGCGACGGGAATATATGTGTTTTTCATATGTTTGGCAGGCGTGATCGTCCTCCTGTATACGAACCAATGGTCCTTTTTGCACTATACGACAACAGAGTGGGTCACGATCTATTCCCTGTTGGGAGCTGTTCTGATTCTGGAGCATTTTACATTCCAGCTACCACCGGCCAGTAACAAACAGTCCATGGATTCCTCCGTGTATCTGGCTTGTATTTTTGTGCATGGCACCGAAATTGCTATTCTGATTTTGTTGTTAAATGTAATCATTGCCATGTTCCGGCACACAGAGCTGTCCTGGTGGAAGCATACCGCCAATTTTTCCATTTACGCCCTTTCCATTTTCCTGTCTTCAACAGTATTTGAACTAAGCGGCGGAACGCAGGGGGCTTTAAACCAAGATCATTTCGCTTCCTACCTGCTGGCGTTGATTTGCTACTTTGCGGTGAACACCATCACACTGGGCATCTACTTTTATATCGCATACAAAGGGTCCTTCAATGAGCTTAAACAGGCTTTTTTGGCTGAATCTCTGCTCGTATACTTATGTACACTCATTCTGTCTTTGGTATTGACTACACTGATTTATGACAATGGCATTTTAGGACTTTTGCTGTTCCTTGGGCTAAGTATGCTCCTGTCTCACGCATTCAAGCAAATGTTCACGCTGTATCGGGAAATCGAAGAAAAAGCGAACATGGATCGCAGAACAGGGCTATACAATCACAGCTACTTTGAAAATACACTTGAAGCTGAATTAAATATATCCAGATCCGAGAATACTCCTCTCAGTCTGGCTCTGATTGATATAGATGATTTCAAAAAATACAATGATCATTTCGGTCACCTCAAAGGCGATCAGCTACTGGGATTTCTCGGTGAGTTTCTTAAAAAGGAGACCTCCGGCACCCACATCACCGTATCCCGCTATGGTGGAGAAGAATTCACCCTGCTGATGCCCGATCATACCGCTGAACAAGCATACGAAATAGTTAATGCTATTCGAAAAAGATTAAATGATTCTCGTTATGAGGGTGTTGAAATTTTTCCACACGGCTGTCTGTCCTTCTCCGCAGGCATTGCACAAAGTCGCATTGACATCTACGACAAATCACAGCTGGTCGATCTGGCGGATAAAGCCCTGTACTACGCCAAGAAACAGGGAAAAAACATCGTTCATACGCATGGAAGTTTAAATGAAGTGGAGCGCGAGGTCGATCTGGGGCAGGATATTCGTGATCTTGAACAGCAGCTTAATTTGTTCTTGTACAAGGATATTAACACTTTCAAGCATTCCAAACGGGTATTCAGATATGCAGCAGACATGAGCGATGTGCTTCAGCTCGGACCAGAGGATAAGCGGCGTTTCATACTAGGTGCCCTCATTCATGACATTGGTAAACTGGAGATTCCCTGGAATATCCTCAATAAAAAAGAGAAGCTGTCCGGTGAGGAATGGCAGATGGTGCAAGCGCATGTTATGTGGGGCAAACGAATTGTCGAAGCCAACGAACGATTCATAGATTTGGTTCCTTTTGTGGAGCTGCATCATGAACGTTATGACGGAGGAGGCTATCCGTTTGGCTTTAAGGGCGAGCAAATTCTACGTTTATGTCGGATGCTGACGATCATCGACTCTTTTGATGCGATGACAACTGAGCGCCCCTATCAACCCACCAAAACGTTCGAGGAGGCCATTGAAGAACTACGTGCTTGCTCGGGTAGCCAATTCGATCCCAAACTAACGGCTACTTTTATCCATTATATTCAACATAAGCAACCTGCTTTCACGGATTTCATGGAAACAGGGCTCTAA
- a CDS encoding DUF5317 domain-containing protein — translation MVYDGVLLGLIVGLFRGGWRQGLIRFSQIRLIAGWMFPVLLLVQFIIFYAQEKWAWLAAINGYLFMGVYVVGLIFLWLNRHHKGFKLIIIGVLMNFIVMAVNGGRMPVSLSASEVLGPYYTDMLKSGSIISKHYMMDASTRLSLLGDIIPLSKPYPRTQVISIGDVVMNFGMFLFIQSIMVVKRTKDKQQETNPHHA, via the coding sequence ATGGTCTATGATGGAGTGCTACTGGGTCTCATTGTAGGTCTGTTCAGAGGAGGCTGGCGGCAAGGTCTGATCCGTTTCAGTCAAATTCGCCTTATAGCCGGCTGGATGTTCCCTGTGCTGCTGCTGGTACAATTCATTATTTTTTATGCCCAGGAAAAGTGGGCTTGGCTGGCAGCCATTAACGGGTATCTATTTATGGGAGTCTACGTGGTTGGATTGATATTTCTCTGGTTGAACAGACATCATAAGGGATTCAAGCTTATTATAATCGGCGTATTGATGAATTTTATCGTTATGGCGGTGAATGGCGGCAGGATGCCGGTCTCGTTGAGCGCTTCGGAGGTGCTGGGTCCCTATTATACAGATATGCTTAAATCTGGAAGTATCATCTCGAAACATTACATGATGGATGCGAGCACGCGTCTATCATTGCTTGGTGACATTATTCCTCTCTCCAAGCCCTATCCCCGCACGCAGGTAATTAGTATTGGAGATGTGGTCATGAACTTCGGGATGTTCCTGTTTATCCAAAGCATTATGGTCGTGAAGAGAACTAAGGATAAGCAGCAAGAAACCAATCCCCACCACGCCTAG
- a CDS encoding multidrug effflux MFS transporter gives MNRLSNTVMVAADMTKSRILWIAFVLGALSAFGPLSIDMYLPSLPTLADNLHTTTSLAQLSLTACLLGLAVGQIVAGPLSDVRGRRGPLVISLILYAAASLLCVFAPNIGMLIALRFIQGLTGSAGIVISRAVARDLYSGKELTRFFSLLMLVNGVAPIAAPVLGGVILNFVSWRGVFMVLCVVGVAMLIAVVLGLPETLPTNRRSSGGLKQTLGTLGHLFADRRFMGYALSQALITGAMFAYIAGSPFVLQDIFGVSPQTYSIIFAVNGLGIVLFSQLTGRLVGRFSERQLLLSGLIIAAVAGISLLTVAFTGGQLFAVLVPLFFVVSCVGIVSTTTTSLAMQSQQRSAGSASAMLGLLPLLLGSIASPLVGLGSGTTPVPMAVVIAIAEVGALLSFVVLAKGARAKA, from the coding sequence ATGAACCGGTTATCCAATACTGTTATGGTTGCCGCAGATATGACCAAATCGCGAATATTATGGATCGCCTTTGTCCTGGGTGCATTGAGTGCTTTCGGGCCGTTGTCCATAGATATGTATTTGCCGTCGTTGCCTACATTAGCCGACAATTTGCATACGACCACTTCGCTGGCGCAGCTTAGTTTGACCGCCTGTCTGTTAGGACTGGCCGTTGGCCAGATCGTTGCTGGTCCGCTTAGCGACGTAAGGGGTCGCAGAGGACCGCTGGTGATCTCGCTCATTCTGTACGCTGCTGCTTCGCTGCTATGCGTGTTTGCGCCGAATATCGGTATGCTCATTGCGCTTCGCTTTATTCAAGGGCTTACGGGGTCGGCGGGGATCGTGATCTCCAGAGCTGTAGCCCGTGATCTTTACTCGGGCAAAGAGTTGACACGCTTTTTCTCACTGCTCATGCTGGTGAACGGCGTGGCCCCCATTGCTGCACCAGTACTGGGCGGTGTCATATTGAACTTTGTTTCCTGGCGTGGTGTATTCATGGTGCTTTGTGTAGTCGGCGTGGCTATGCTAATTGCCGTCGTGTTGGGTTTGCCAGAAACGTTGCCAACTAACCGCCGCTCGTCCGGTGGCTTGAAGCAGACGCTGGGAACACTCGGTCATCTGTTTGCCGATCGACGCTTTATGGGCTATGCCCTCTCACAGGCGCTGATTACAGGAGCGATGTTCGCGTATATCGCTGGCTCACCATTCGTGCTTCAGGATATTTTCGGGGTTTCCCCTCAGACGTATAGCATCATTTTTGCAGTGAATGGTTTGGGGATTGTACTGTTTTCGCAGTTGACGGGTAGACTCGTGGGTCGCTTCAGCGAACGACAGTTACTCTTGTCGGGTCTGATAATTGCGGCTGTAGCCGGAATCAGCCTGCTTACTGTAGCTTTTACCGGAGGCCAATTGTTTGCTGTTTTAGTTCCTCTGTTTTTTGTCGTTTCCTGCGTAGGGATTGTAAGTACAACGACGACTTCATTGGCAATGCAGAGTCAGCAGCGCTCCGCAGGCAGTGCGTCCGCCATGCTTGGTTTGTTGCCTCTATTGCTGGGTTCCATCGCTTCACCGCTAGTAGGCTTGGGGAGTGGAACAACCCCCGTACCGATGGCGGTCGTTATAGCTATAGCTGAGGTTGGCGCGCTATTAAGCTTTGTCGTACTTGCTAAGGGAGCACGCGCGAAGGCTTGA
- a CDS encoding sigma-70 family RNA polymerase sigma factor — protein sequence MTKNDLVIALVAETLAGSRKAYRELYDQTIHTVYRTVHFLLEEKVDADDVVQEIYIHVYKSLEQFDERRPFQPWLMGVVMRQIRTYRRKQWMRLRITNRAKRLELHTSHDFSEEIVNKVSNHALLYAVQQLSFKLKQVIVLHYLQEYSQEEISNILEIPLGTVKSRIHAALQKLRLKEQQEHFLIGKVEKIHEA from the coding sequence TTGACAAAGAATGATTTGGTGATTGCTCTTGTTGCGGAGACGCTGGCTGGCAGTCGTAAAGCTTACAGGGAACTGTATGATCAAACAATTCATACAGTCTATAGAACGGTGCATTTTCTGTTGGAAGAGAAAGTGGATGCTGATGATGTGGTGCAGGAAATTTATATTCATGTATATAAATCACTTGAGCAATTTGACGAAAGACGTCCTTTTCAGCCTTGGCTAATGGGAGTCGTTATGCGTCAGATCCGGACTTACCGGAGAAAACAATGGATGAGGCTACGAATCACAAACAGAGCAAAGAGGCTCGAACTTCATACATCTCATGATTTTTCTGAAGAAATTGTGAACAAGGTATCAAATCATGCGTTGTTATATGCTGTTCAGCAGCTTTCATTCAAGCTTAAACAGGTGATTGTGTTGCACTATTTGCAGGAATATTCCCAAGAGGAAATTTCCAACATTTTAGAGATACCATTAGGCACGGTGAAATCACGAATTCACGCGGCTTTGCAAAAGCTTCGATTGAAAGAGCAGCAGGAACATTTTCTAATCGGAAAGGTGGAGAAGATCCATGAAGCTTGA
- a CDS encoding DUF3600 domain-containing protein has translation MKLEQELRRVMQQDDDHILAPAELKENIMGQIERLEKGGPKPMKRYIVITLLVVLLLIPTGAFATYTYLADTMYGSQEKLIEMGGSPEEYNRVESKLQQAQGHLTKEEFTVFIGLLRELGAYNLKMTDENGALHKERLSAEEQRGYDHISAKLEPYFDKLNQGKVLTQTDDGKKDGGDSAISGTLDSKAHAGIDLQVELDYAKKVLTEDEFVKFRVLFTKFYEYVPRITGAKGVLYPDRLSERDRKDYEEQLELLQPYFDQFNSLE, from the coding sequence ATGAAGCTTGAGCAAGAACTACGTAGGGTGATGCAGCAGGATGATGACCACATATTGGCTCCGGCTGAATTAAAAGAAAACATTATGGGTCAAATTGAACGGCTTGAAAAAGGAGGACCTAAACCTATGAAAAGGTATATTGTGATAACTCTTCTCGTAGTGTTATTACTGATTCCAACAGGTGCTTTTGCTACTTACACTTATTTGGCGGATACAATGTATGGTTCACAGGAAAAGCTAATTGAAATGGGAGGATCGCCAGAGGAATATAATAGAGTAGAATCCAAGTTGCAGCAGGCCCAGGGGCATTTAACGAAAGAGGAGTTCACTGTTTTTATAGGGTTATTGAGAGAACTCGGGGCCTATAATCTGAAAATGACGGATGAAAACGGCGCACTCCACAAGGAGCGCTTAAGCGCAGAGGAACAGCGTGGATATGATCATATATCTGCCAAGCTGGAGCCGTATTTTGACAAGTTGAATCAGGGAAAAGTGCTAACCCAAACGGACGATGGTAAAAAAGATGGCGGTGATTCTGCCATTTCGGGCACATTAGATTCAAAGGCCCACGCAGGCATCGATTTACAGGTTGAGCTGGACTATGCGAAAAAGGTTCTGACTGAGGATGAATTTGTAAAGTTTCGTGTACTGTTCACGAAGTTCTACGAGTATGTACCCCGCATTACAGGGGCCAAAGGTGTACTATATCCAGATCGTTTATCTGAGAGGGATAGAAAAGATTATGAGGAACAGTTAGAGTTGCTGCAGCCTTATTTTGATCAGTTTAATTCGCTTGAGTAG
- a CDS encoding metal-sensitive transcriptional regulator encodes MAEEQPVSHTQIHENHCGTDGEKTVRKSHHSAEFKNSLVSRLNRIEGQVRGIKGLIEKDTYCDDVLNQIAAVQSALNGVGKLLLEGHMKSCVIERMQAGEQEVIDELLVTVKKLIR; translated from the coding sequence ATGGCTGAGGAGCAACCTGTTTCCCACACTCAAATCCATGAGAATCACTGTGGAACAGACGGGGAAAAGACAGTTAGAAAAAGTCATCATTCGGCAGAGTTCAAGAACAGCCTCGTATCCCGGTTGAACCGTATTGAAGGTCAGGTTCGCGGAATTAAGGGCTTGATTGAGAAGGATACCTACTGTGACGATGTACTGAACCAGATTGCGGCTGTCCAGTCCGCACTGAATGGTGTCGGTAAGCTGCTGCTGGAAGGGCATATGAAAAGCTGTGTCATTGAGCGCATGCAGGCAGGAGAGCAGGAAGTGATTGACGAGCTGCTGGTTACGGTCAAAAAGCTAATCCGTTAA
- a CDS encoding copper ion binding protein: MAQVTLNVEGMSCNHCVKAVEGALEKVGATGKVSLETKQVNVEYDESKLNVEALKTAIEDQGYDVV, from the coding sequence ATGGCACAAGTTACATTGAACGTTGAAGGTATGAGCTGCAATCATTGCGTGAAAGCAGTAGAAGGGGCTTTGGAGAAAGTTGGCGCTACCGGCAAGGTCAGCCTCGAAACGAAACAAGTGAATGTAGAATATGACGAGTCCAAGCTGAACGTTGAAGCTCTGAAAACAGCCATTGAAGACCAAGGCTATGATGTTGTTTAA